A genomic window from Streptomyces sp. MST-110588 includes:
- a CDS encoding transposase yields MALLWSTSGPQDHFKAREVHRLRGRRDGRGTMRHETTMDVEANYTDSRGQSEIGIGITRLLNFDLLPRIKRIKSSERA; encoded by the coding sequence GTGGCGCTCCTCTGGTCGACGAGCGGGCCCCAGGACCACTTCAAGGCCAGGGAGGTGCACCGCCTCCGAGGTCGCCGCGACGGTCGGGGCACGATGCGGCACGAAACCACCATGGACGTCGAGGCCAATTACACGGACTCGCGTGGCCAGTCGGAAATCGGGATTGGCATCACCCGGCTGCTGAACTTCGACCTGCTGCCCCGCATCAAGCGGATCAAGTCATCTGAGCGTGCGTGA